One Eublepharis macularius isolate TG4126 chromosome 6, MPM_Emac_v1.0, whole genome shotgun sequence DNA segment encodes these proteins:
- the PPP2R2D gene encoding serine/threonine-protein phosphatase 2A 55 kDa regulatory subunit B delta isoform isoform X2, with protein sequence MAGVAGGGGGSNDFQWCFSQVKGAIDEDVAEADIISTVEFNYSGDLLATGDKGGRVVIFQREPENKSRPHSRGEYNVYSTFQSHEPEFDYLKSLEIEEKINKIRWLPQQNAAHFLLSTNDKTIKLWKISERDKRAEGYNLKDEDGRLRDPFRITALRVPILKPMDLMVEASPRRIFANAHTYHINSISVNSDHETYLSADDLRINLWHLEITDRSFNIVDIKPANMEELTEVITAAEFHPHHCNVFVYSSSKGTIRLCDMRSSALCDRHSKFFEEPEDPSSRSFFSEIISSISDVKFSHSGRYMMTRDYLSVKVWDLNMENRPVETYQVHEYLRSKLCSLYENDCIFDKFECCWNGSDSAIMTGSYNNFFRMFDRNTRRDITLEASRESSKPRAILKPRKVCTGGKRKKDEISVDSLDFNKKILHTAWHPAENIIAVAATNNLYIFQDKIN encoded by the exons CTGACATTATCTCAACAGTTGAATTTAATTACTCTGGAGATCTTCTTGCAACAGGAGACAAAGGTGGCAGAGTGGTTATATTTCAAAGGGAACCAGAG AATAAAAGCCGTCCTCATTCAAGGGGAGAGTATAATGTTTACAGTACCTTTCAGAGTCACGAACCTGAGTTTGACTACTTGAAAAGTCTAGAAATTgaggaaaaaattaataaaattaggTGGTTACCGCAACAGAATGCTGCTCACTTCTTATTATCTACAAATG ATAAAACTATTAAATTATGGAAAATCAGTGAAAGGGATAAGAGAGCTGAAGGTTATAACTTGAAAGATGAAGATGGAAGACTTCGGGATCCATTTAGAATCACAGCATTAAGG GTGCCAATCTTGAAACCCATGGACCTAATGGTAGAAGCAAGTCCCCGAAGGATATTTGCAAATGCACACACGTATCACATAAACTCTATTTCAGTTAATAGTGATCATGAAACATACCTTTCTGCAGATGACCTAAGAATCAATCTGTGGCATTTAGAAATCACAGATAGAAGTTTTA ACATTGTAGATATAAAGCCTGCTAACATGGAGGAACTGACGGAGGTAATAACAGCAGCAGAGTTCCACCCCCATCATTGTAATGTGTTTGTCTACAGCAGTAGCAAAGGAACTATACGGCTCTGTGACATGCGTTCTTCAGCCCTCTGTGATAGACATTCTAAAT TCTTTGAGGAGCCAGAAGATCCCAGCAGCAGATCATTCTTTTCAGAAATAATTTCCTCAATATCAGATGTAAAATTCAGTCATAGTGGTCGATACATGATGACAAGAGACTACCTTTCGGTTAAAGTATGGGATCTCAACATGGAAAATAGGCCTGTAGAGACATACCAG GTTCATGAATATCTCCGAAGCAAACTTTGTTCATTGTATGAGAATGACTGCATCTTTGACAAGTTTGAATGCTGCTGGAACGGTTCTGATAG TGCTATTATGACTGGTTCCTACAACAATTTCTTCAGGATGTTTGATCGAAACACACGGCGAGATATTACATTGGAGGCATCAAGAGAGAGTAGCAAACCTCGTGCCATCTTAAAGCCTCGGAAGGTGTGTACGGGTGGCAAGAGAAAGAAAGACGAAATAAGTGTTGACAGTCTGGACTTCAACAAGAAGATCCTTCATACAGCATGGCACCCTGCAGAGAACATCATTGCTGTAGCTGCCACCAATAACTTGTATATATTCCAGGACAAAATTAATTAA
- the PPP2R2D gene encoding serine/threonine-protein phosphatase 2A 55 kDa regulatory subunit B delta isoform isoform X1, with protein sequence MAAGVAGGGGGSNDFQWCFSQVKGAIDEDVAEADIISTVEFNYSGDLLATGDKGGRVVIFQREPENKSRPHSRGEYNVYSTFQSHEPEFDYLKSLEIEEKINKIRWLPQQNAAHFLLSTNDKTIKLWKISERDKRAEGYNLKDEDGRLRDPFRITALRVPILKPMDLMVEASPRRIFANAHTYHINSISVNSDHETYLSADDLRINLWHLEITDRSFNIVDIKPANMEELTEVITAAEFHPHHCNVFVYSSSKGTIRLCDMRSSALCDRHSKFFEEPEDPSSRSFFSEIISSISDVKFSHSGRYMMTRDYLSVKVWDLNMENRPVETYQVHEYLRSKLCSLYENDCIFDKFECCWNGSDSAIMTGSYNNFFRMFDRNTRRDITLEASRESSKPRAILKPRKVCTGGKRKKDEISVDSLDFNKKILHTAWHPAENIIAVAATNNLYIFQDKIN encoded by the exons CTGACATTATCTCAACAGTTGAATTTAATTACTCTGGAGATCTTCTTGCAACAGGAGACAAAGGTGGCAGAGTGGTTATATTTCAAAGGGAACCAGAG AATAAAAGCCGTCCTCATTCAAGGGGAGAGTATAATGTTTACAGTACCTTTCAGAGTCACGAACCTGAGTTTGACTACTTGAAAAGTCTAGAAATTgaggaaaaaattaataaaattaggTGGTTACCGCAACAGAATGCTGCTCACTTCTTATTATCTACAAATG ATAAAACTATTAAATTATGGAAAATCAGTGAAAGGGATAAGAGAGCTGAAGGTTATAACTTGAAAGATGAAGATGGAAGACTTCGGGATCCATTTAGAATCACAGCATTAAGG GTGCCAATCTTGAAACCCATGGACCTAATGGTAGAAGCAAGTCCCCGAAGGATATTTGCAAATGCACACACGTATCACATAAACTCTATTTCAGTTAATAGTGATCATGAAACATACCTTTCTGCAGATGACCTAAGAATCAATCTGTGGCATTTAGAAATCACAGATAGAAGTTTTA ACATTGTAGATATAAAGCCTGCTAACATGGAGGAACTGACGGAGGTAATAACAGCAGCAGAGTTCCACCCCCATCATTGTAATGTGTTTGTCTACAGCAGTAGCAAAGGAACTATACGGCTCTGTGACATGCGTTCTTCAGCCCTCTGTGATAGACATTCTAAAT TCTTTGAGGAGCCAGAAGATCCCAGCAGCAGATCATTCTTTTCAGAAATAATTTCCTCAATATCAGATGTAAAATTCAGTCATAGTGGTCGATACATGATGACAAGAGACTACCTTTCGGTTAAAGTATGGGATCTCAACATGGAAAATAGGCCTGTAGAGACATACCAG GTTCATGAATATCTCCGAAGCAAACTTTGTTCATTGTATGAGAATGACTGCATCTTTGACAAGTTTGAATGCTGCTGGAACGGTTCTGATAG TGCTATTATGACTGGTTCCTACAACAATTTCTTCAGGATGTTTGATCGAAACACACGGCGAGATATTACATTGGAGGCATCAAGAGAGAGTAGCAAACCTCGTGCCATCTTAAAGCCTCGGAAGGTGTGTACGGGTGGCAAGAGAAAGAAAGACGAAATAAGTGTTGACAGTCTGGACTTCAACAAGAAGATCCTTCATACAGCATGGCACCCTGCAGAGAACATCATTGCTGTAGCTGCCACCAATAACTTGTATATATTCCAGGACAAAATTAATTAA